A single genomic interval of Roseomonas gilardii subsp. gilardii harbors:
- a CDS encoding DUF3237 domain-containing protein, translating to MLLAALAGGGLAAALPGAEARAEEYVSLAPQIPMAAPRTEFVYEAICDLSPTMALGNGPLGERRMVPITGGEFRGPRLRGKVLPGGADRQLVRRDGVRQLNALYELQTEDGAVITVNNHVTVDDPPGGPRYAFSVLDITAPEGPHGWLNKGVYVGTLDSLRPARAAVLIRVFRLV from the coding sequence ATGCTGCTTGCCGCCCTCGCAGGGGGCGGCCTGGCCGCCGCACTGCCCGGCGCCGAAGCCAGGGCGGAGGAGTATGTTTCCCTGGCGCCGCAGATCCCCATGGCGGCGCCCCGGACGGAATTCGTCTATGAGGCGATCTGCGACCTCTCACCCACCATGGCGCTCGGCAACGGGCCGCTGGGCGAGCGGCGGATGGTCCCGATCACGGGGGGCGAGTTCCGGGGCCCCCGGCTGCGTGGCAAGGTCCTGCCCGGTGGGGCGGACCGGCAGCTCGTGCGGCGCGACGGGGTGCGCCAGCTCAACGCCCTCTACGAGTTGCAGACGGAGGACGGCGCCGTCATCACCGTGAACAACCACGTCACGGTGGACGATCCGCCGGGCGGGCCGCGCTATGCCTTCTCCGTGCTGGACATCACCGCGCCGGAAGGCCCCCATGGCTGGCTGAACAAGGGGGTCTATGTCGGCACGCTGGACAGCCTGCGGCCAGCCCGCGCCGCCGTGCTGATCCGCGTCTTCAGGTTGGTCTGA
- the mhpT gene encoding 3-(3-hydroxy-phenyl)propionate transporter MhpT — MDKTLSGAPDRRALWLCFLAAMIEGFDIQAAGVAAPKLAPALGLTPAQMGMFFSAATFGLIFGAIAGGRIADRFGRRMGLVLALLAFGVFSIATAFVSGFTELAVLRFLTGVGLGGALPNLVAIAAEAAPPERRGSAVAVMYAGIPLGGAVASLVPLFGLHGGWQEVFLIGGILPLAIIPALLALLPDLRVPAVTAADTARTTGAMREIVGPGMLVSTLSLWIGFFFSLLVLYLLLNWLPALLVSRGFSPAQAGIVQIAFNVAGSAGSLLTGRALDSTRRRSTVVAAFGALVLALALLAVLPANLPLTVLAGAFTGAAVIAVQAILYGLAPQCYPAAVRGTGVGLAVAAGRLGSVAGPLLAGGLVASGRSPGEVLMGIVPIAILGGLSAYVLVTRRPSVPPLQPVRAA, encoded by the coding sequence ATGGACAAGACACTCTCCGGGGCCCCGGACCGACGGGCCCTCTGGCTGTGCTTTCTCGCCGCGATGATCGAGGGCTTCGACATCCAGGCCGCTGGCGTGGCGGCGCCGAAGCTGGCACCGGCCCTGGGGCTGACGCCGGCCCAGATGGGCATGTTCTTCTCGGCGGCCACCTTCGGGCTGATCTTCGGCGCCATCGCCGGCGGCCGCATCGCCGACCGCTTCGGGCGCCGCATGGGCCTGGTGCTCGCGCTGCTCGCCTTCGGTGTTTTCTCCATCGCCACGGCCTTCGTGAGCGGCTTCACGGAACTGGCGGTGCTGCGCTTCCTGACCGGCGTGGGCCTCGGCGGCGCCCTGCCCAACCTCGTCGCCATCGCCGCCGAGGCCGCCCCGCCGGAGCGGCGCGGCTCCGCCGTGGCCGTGATGTATGCGGGCATCCCGCTGGGCGGCGCCGTCGCCAGCCTGGTCCCGCTGTTCGGCCTGCATGGCGGCTGGCAGGAGGTCTTCCTGATCGGTGGCATCCTGCCGCTCGCCATCATCCCGGCTCTGCTCGCCCTGCTGCCCGACCTGCGCGTTCCGGCGGTCACTGCCGCCGATACGGCACGTACCACCGGCGCGATGCGGGAGATCGTCGGCCCCGGCATGCTGGTCTCCACGCTGTCGCTGTGGATCGGCTTTTTCTTCTCCCTGCTGGTGCTCTATTTGCTGCTGAACTGGCTGCCGGCGCTGCTGGTCTCGCGCGGCTTCAGCCCGGCGCAGGCCGGGATCGTGCAGATCGCCTTCAATGTCGCCGGTTCCGCCGGCAGCCTGCTGACGGGCCGCGCGCTGGACAGCACGCGCCGCCGCAGCACCGTTGTCGCGGCCTTCGGCGCGCTGGTCCTCGCCCTGGCGCTGCTGGCGGTGCTGCCGGCGAACCTGCCGTTGACGGTGCTGGCCGGCGCCTTCACCGGGGCGGCGGTGATCGCGGTCCAGGCGATCCTCTATGGCCTGGCGCCGCAATGCTATCCGGCGGCGGTGCGGGGCACGGGCGTCGGGCTGGCCGTGGCCGCCGGGCGGCTGGGCTCGGTCGCGGGGCCGCTGCTCGCGGGCGGCCTCGTGGCCTCCGGCCGTTCCCCGGGCGAGGTGCTCATGGGCATCGTGCCGATCGCCATTCTGGGCGGCCTGTCCGCCTATGTCCTGGTGACGCGCCGCCCTTCGGTGCCGCCGCTGCAACCGGTCCGGGCGGCCTGA
- a CDS encoding MarR family winged helix-turn-helix transcriptional regulator: MVGITDRKRGKPAAQAGRDGERLGELIGYNLRRASAFALNDFVVEFADIGLRPVTYGMLSTIAERPGITATELCRRLGMKRANMVPLINEMEEQGLIERVAHEEDRRIQLLFLTAAAKSAMPRIRARIRRHEDRFLHRLTEAEQATLLGLLQRIWKDEED, encoded by the coding sequence ATGGTCGGAATCACGGATCGCAAGCGCGGCAAACCCGCGGCACAGGCCGGGCGGGATGGCGAGAGGCTCGGGGAGCTGATCGGTTATAACCTGCGCCGCGCATCGGCCTTCGCACTCAACGACTTCGTGGTGGAATTCGCGGATATCGGCCTGCGCCCGGTGACCTATGGCATGCTGTCCACCATCGCGGAGCGGCCGGGCATCACCGCGACGGAGCTCTGCCGCCGCCTCGGCATGAAGCGCGCCAACATGGTGCCGCTGATCAACGAGATGGAGGAGCAGGGGCTGATCGAGCGCGTGGCGCATGAGGAGGACCGGCGCATCCAGCTCCTCTTCCTGACCGCGGCGGCGAAATCCGCCATGCCCCGGATCCGCGCCCGGATCAGGCGGCATGAGGATCGTTTTCTGCATCGCCTGACGGAAGCGGAGCAGGCCACATTGCTCGGCCTGCTGCAGCGCATCTGGAAGGACGAGGAAGACTAG
- a CDS encoding aldehyde dehydrogenase translates to MQRNDAVFLRIAGEKKQAADGRWFERRNPVTGEVATRAVAANAAEARAAAEAAAKALPDWAGTGPNARRLLLLKSADAVAAKAGDFVAAMMEETGATESWARFNVMLAAGMLREAAALTTQVAGEVIPSDKPGCLSMAIREPAGVVLGIAPWNAPVILATRAIATPLACGNTVVLKASETCPRTHALIVEALEEAGMPAGTVNLVTNAPEDAGEVVGALIDHPAVRRINFTGSTKVGRIIAERAARNLKPVLLELGGKAPLLVLEDADLDEAVKAAAFGAFFNQGQICMSTERIIVVESVAGAFLEKFRAKAATLVAGDPREGRAPLGAVVDRRTVEHVQGLVRDAVAQGARCLTGGEAEGVLMPATVVDGVTSGMKLYAEESFGPVVAILRAKDEEDAIRLANDSEYGLSAAVFTRDTARGLRVARRIRSGICHVNGATVHDEAQMPFGGTGASGYGRFGGKAGIAEFTELRWITVETQPGHFPI, encoded by the coding sequence ATGCAGCGCAATGACGCCGTGTTCCTGCGGATCGCGGGCGAGAAGAAGCAGGCCGCCGACGGACGGTGGTTCGAGAGGCGCAACCCGGTGACGGGTGAGGTCGCGACGCGCGCCGTGGCCGCGAACGCGGCGGAAGCCAGGGCCGCCGCCGAGGCCGCCGCGAAGGCGCTGCCGGACTGGGCCGGGACGGGGCCGAATGCCCGCCGCCTCTTGTTGCTGAAATCCGCCGATGCCGTGGCCGCGAAGGCCGGGGACTTCGTCGCGGCGATGATGGAGGAGACCGGCGCGACGGAAAGCTGGGCGCGCTTCAACGTCATGCTCGCCGCCGGGATGCTGCGTGAGGCGGCGGCCCTGACGACGCAGGTCGCGGGCGAGGTGATCCCGTCTGACAAGCCCGGCTGCCTCTCCATGGCCATCCGCGAGCCAGCGGGCGTGGTGCTGGGCATCGCGCCCTGGAACGCGCCGGTGATCCTGGCCACGCGCGCCATCGCCACGCCGCTGGCCTGCGGCAACACCGTGGTGCTGAAGGCTTCCGAGACCTGTCCGCGCACCCATGCGCTGATCGTCGAGGCGCTGGAGGAGGCGGGGATGCCCGCCGGCACCGTCAACCTCGTCACCAATGCGCCGGAGGATGCCGGGGAGGTGGTCGGCGCGCTGATCGACCATCCCGCGGTGCGGCGCATCAACTTCACCGGCTCCACCAAGGTCGGCCGCATCATCGCGGAGCGCGCGGCACGCAACCTGAAGCCCGTCCTGCTCGAACTGGGCGGCAAGGCGCCGCTGCTGGTACTGGAGGATGCCGATCTGGACGAGGCGGTGAAGGCCGCGGCCTTCGGCGCCTTCTTCAACCAGGGCCAGATCTGCATGTCCACCGAGCGGATCATCGTCGTGGAATCCGTGGCCGGGGCCTTCCTGGAGAAGTTCCGCGCCAAGGCCGCGACGCTGGTGGCCGGCGACCCGCGCGAAGGCCGGGCGCCGCTGGGCGCGGTGGTGGACCGGCGGACGGTCGAGCATGTGCAGGGGCTGGTGCGGGACGCGGTCGCGCAGGGCGCGCGCTGCCTCACCGGTGGCGAGGCCGAGGGCGTGCTGATGCCGGCCACCGTGGTGGATGGCGTCACCAGCGGCATGAAGCTCTATGCCGAGGAAAGCTTCGGCCCGGTCGTCGCCATCCTGCGCGCGAAGGATGAGGAGGACGCCATCCGCCTCGCCAATGACAGCGAATACGGCCTCTCCGCGGCGGTCTTCACGCGGGACACGGCGCGTGGCCTGCGCGTCGCGCGCCGCATCCGCAGCGGCATCTGCCATGTCAACGGCGCCACGGTGCATGACGAGGCGCAGATGCCCTTCGGCGGCACGGGGGCCTCGGGCTATGGCCGCTTCGGCGGCAAGGCCGGCATCGCCGAATTCACGGAGCTGCGCTGGATCACCGTCGAGACCCAGCCCGGCCATTTCCCGATCTGA